From Yersinia hibernica, a single genomic window includes:
- the nirC gene encoding nitrite transporter NirC — protein sequence MYSDTINKCAANAARIVKLAKESPLGFWIGSAMAGAYVGLGIILIFTLGNLIDPAYRPLVMGATFGLALTLVIIAGSELFTGHTMFLTFGVKAGTIKSSQMWAVLPQTWLGNLLGSVFVALLYYYGGGNLLSVDTSLVHSAALAKTSAPAMTLFFKGVLCNWLVCLAIWMAIRVEGAAKFIAIWWCLLAFIASGYEHSVANMTLFALSWFGHHSEAYTLSGIGHNLLWVTLGNTLSGAVFMGLGYWYATPREQRPQSAAVNTPQAVKH from the coding sequence ATGTACAGCGACACCATCAACAAATGCGCGGCCAATGCGGCCCGCATCGTCAAACTGGCCAAAGAAAGCCCGCTGGGCTTTTGGATTGGCTCAGCCATGGCCGGTGCCTATGTCGGCCTTGGTATTATTCTGATTTTCACACTGGGTAACCTAATTGACCCGGCATATCGCCCATTAGTCATGGGAGCCACCTTTGGCCTGGCGCTGACCTTGGTGATTATCGCCGGCTCTGAGCTGTTTACCGGCCACACTATGTTCCTGACCTTCGGTGTCAAAGCCGGCACCATCAAATCCAGCCAAATGTGGGCGGTATTACCCCAAACCTGGCTAGGGAATCTGCTGGGTTCTGTTTTTGTCGCCCTACTTTATTACTACGGCGGCGGCAATCTGCTGTCAGTAGATACCAGCTTGGTGCATAGCGCCGCATTGGCAAAAACCTCAGCGCCAGCTATGACCTTATTCTTCAAAGGTGTATTATGTAACTGGCTGGTTTGTCTGGCAATCTGGATGGCAATTCGTGTTGAAGGTGCTGCGAAATTTATCGCTATTTGGTGGTGTTTACTGGCCTTTATTGCCTCCGGTTATGAACACTCGGTGGCCAATATGACACTGTTTGCTTTGTCCTGGTTTGGTCATCACAGCGAGGCTTACACCCTGAGCGGCATCGGCCACAACCTATTGTGGGTCACACTGGGGAATACCTTGTCAGGTGCGGTATTTATGGGGCTGGGCTACTGGTATGCCACACCGCGCGAGCAGCGCCCACAGTCTGCGGCAGTCAATACGCCACAGGCGGTTAAGCATTAA
- the cysG gene encoding siroheme synthase CysG, whose translation MDYFPIFCQLQNKACLLVGGGEVAERKARLLLAAGAAVTVNAREFTPQFHDWAAQGQLSLVSGEFITELLAEKWLVIAATDQVAVNALVYQTANQQRVFCNVVDDPKRTSFIMPSIIDRSPIMVAISSGGKAPVLARLLREKLEAMLPQHLGQLARLAGDLRQRVKQHFAAMTDRRRFWEKLLTHDRLAQSLANEDRIQVEHHLEQLFNVPLADCGEVVLVGAGPGDAGLLTLKGLQQIQQADVVVYDRLVSDEVMNLVRRDAERIFVGKESGRHTVPQEQINQILLQQAQQGKRVVRLKGGDPFIFGRGGEELETLADYNIPFSVVPGITAASGCSAYSGIPLTHRDHAQSVRLITGHAKKDSQLDWANLAAEKQTLVFYMGLSQAGEIQQQLIRHGMPATTPVALVENGTSRHQKVVSGELSQLALLAQQVSSPSLIIVGSVVSLREKLNWFSSAEHGEAGVKEQIERVG comes from the coding sequence ATGGACTACTTCCCGATTTTCTGCCAACTGCAAAACAAAGCCTGCCTGCTGGTCGGTGGGGGTGAGGTGGCCGAACGCAAAGCCCGTTTATTGCTCGCGGCGGGTGCCGCCGTTACCGTCAATGCGCGCGAATTTACACCACAGTTTCACGATTGGGCCGCGCAGGGGCAACTTTCATTGGTCAGCGGTGAGTTCATCACCGAACTATTAGCAGAGAAATGGCTGGTGATTGCAGCAACGGATCAAGTGGCCGTCAATGCCTTAGTCTATCAAACTGCCAACCAACAACGGGTATTTTGCAATGTGGTTGATGACCCGAAACGCACCAGTTTTATCATGCCATCAATCATCGACCGCTCCCCTATCATGGTTGCTATCTCATCCGGCGGCAAAGCACCGGTATTGGCCCGATTGCTGCGAGAAAAACTCGAGGCCATGCTGCCGCAGCATTTAGGGCAGTTGGCGCGCTTGGCGGGCGATTTACGCCAGCGGGTGAAACAGCACTTTGCTGCCATGACTGACCGCCGCCGTTTTTGGGAGAAACTGCTGACCCATGACCGTCTGGCGCAATCACTGGCTAATGAAGACCGGATACAAGTCGAGCACCACCTTGAGCAACTGTTCAATGTGCCACTTGCAGATTGCGGTGAAGTGGTGCTGGTGGGCGCAGGCCCCGGCGATGCCGGTTTGCTGACATTAAAAGGTTTGCAACAGATTCAGCAAGCTGACGTCGTGGTATATGACCGCTTGGTATCCGATGAAGTCATGAATTTAGTGCGGCGCGATGCCGAGCGAATTTTTGTCGGCAAAGAGTCTGGCCGCCACACCGTGCCGCAAGAGCAAATTAATCAGATTCTATTGCAGCAGGCGCAGCAGGGAAAACGTGTGGTGCGCCTAAAAGGCGGCGATCCGTTTATTTTTGGCCGCGGCGGTGAAGAATTGGAAACATTGGCAGACTACAACATTCCATTCTCCGTGGTGCCGGGGATAACGGCGGCTTCTGGCTGCTCGGCTTACAGCGGCATTCCTCTGACTCACCGTGATCATGCCCAAAGTGTGCGGCTGATTACCGGCCACGCCAAGAAAGACAGTCAGTTGGATTGGGCCAATCTGGCAGCAGAAAAACAGACGCTGGTTTTCTATATGGGGCTCTCACAGGCTGGTGAAATTCAGCAGCAACTGATTCGACACGGCATGCCCGCCACAACACCGGTGGCACTGGTCGAGAACGGCACCTCGCGGCATCAAAAGGTGGTTAGCGGCGAACTGAGTCAGTTGGCGCTACTGGCCCAGCAGGTCAGCAGCCCGAGTTTGATAATCGTCGGCAGTGTGGTCAGTTTGCGCGAAAAACTGAACTGGTTTTCCAGTGCCGAACATGGCGAGGCCGGGGTAAAGGAACAAATTGAACGAGTGGGCTGA
- the trpS gene encoding tryptophan--tRNA ligase, translating into MSKPTALTAVSDNPIKPIVFSGAQPSGELTIGNYMGALRQWVQMQDDYDCIYCIVDLHAITARQDPALLRKRTLDTLALYLACGIDPQKSTIFVQSHVPEHSQLGWALNCYTYFGELSRMTQFKDKSARYAENINAGLFDYPVLMAADILLYQTHQVPVGEDQKQHLELSRDIASRFNNLYGDIFKIPEPFIPKAGARVMSLQDPTKKMSKSDDNRNNVIELLEDPKSVVKKIKRAMTDSDEPAVIRYDTEKKAGVSNLLDILSGVTGQSIAELEAQFAGQMYGHLKGAVADAVSGMLSELQTRYHQYRQDEVFLQEVMREGAAKARGRAQETLAKVYDAIGFVTHP; encoded by the coding sequence ATGAGTAAACCCACTGCATTAACGGCTGTATCCGATAACCCAATAAAACCTATCGTATTTAGCGGCGCGCAACCGTCCGGCGAATTGACTATTGGTAATTACATGGGTGCGCTGCGTCAGTGGGTACAGATGCAAGATGATTATGATTGCATCTATTGCATTGTTGACCTGCATGCGATTACTGCTCGTCAAGACCCCGCGCTGTTACGTAAAAGAACGCTGGACACCTTAGCGCTGTATCTGGCTTGTGGTATTGATCCGCAGAAAAGCACCATTTTTGTTCAATCCCATGTACCAGAGCACTCCCAACTGGGCTGGGCGCTGAACTGCTACACCTATTTCGGCGAACTAAGCCGCATGACTCAGTTCAAGGACAAATCCGCCCGCTATGCTGAAAATATTAACGCCGGTTTGTTCGACTACCCGGTATTGATGGCCGCAGATATTTTGCTGTACCAGACCCATCAGGTGCCCGTGGGGGAAGATCAAAAGCAACATCTGGAATTGAGTCGCGATATTGCCAGCCGCTTCAATAACTTGTACGGTGATATCTTCAAAATCCCTGAGCCATTTATTCCTAAAGCCGGTGCACGGGTTATGTCTTTGCAGGATCCAACCAAAAAGATGTCAAAGTCAGATGACAACCGCAATAACGTCATCGAATTATTGGAAGACCCTAAATCTGTCGTGAAAAAGATTAAACGCGCGATGACAGATTCTGACGAACCCGCGGTTATCCGATATGACACCGAAAAGAAAGCCGGTGTTTCTAACCTGCTGGATATTCTCTCTGGCGTCACGGGCCAGTCTATTGCGGAGCTGGAAGCCCAGTTTGCCGGCCAAATGTACGGCCACTTGAAAGGGGCGGTTGCCGATGCGGTGTCTGGCATGCTGAGTGAGCTGCAAACGCGCTATCACCAATATCGTCAAGACGAAGTTTTCTTGCAGGAAGTGATGCGCGAAGGGGCCGCTAAGGCGCGTGGTCGTGCGCAAGAAACACTGGCAAAAGTGTATGACGCGATTGGTTTTGTTACCCATCCATAA
- a CDS encoding phosphoglycolate phosphatase — MTKFDAIRGVAFDLDGTLVDSAPGLASAIDMALQQQNLPAAGQDLVSTWIGNGADVLVERALRWAGREADVQSVAHTRELFDHYYAQTVEQGSQLFPQVKATLAQLAASGLPMGLITNKPTPFVAPLLASLGIAEYFSVIIGGDDVVVKKPHPAPLYLLLAKLGLHAHEMLFVGDSRNDIMAAQAAGCPCVGLTYGYNYGEAIATSHPDCVLEHFACLLPAIGLPSLKDQEA, encoded by the coding sequence ATGACTAAATTTGATGCTATCCGCGGGGTGGCTTTTGATCTCGATGGCACATTAGTTGATAGCGCCCCCGGGCTTGCCAGCGCGATTGATATGGCGTTGCAGCAGCAAAATTTGCCCGCCGCGGGCCAAGATTTGGTGTCAACCTGGATTGGCAATGGCGCTGATGTGTTAGTCGAGCGCGCGCTGCGCTGGGCTGGCCGTGAGGCCGATGTTCAATCTGTAGCCCATACCCGCGAACTATTTGACCACTATTATGCCCAAACGGTTGAGCAGGGAAGTCAGTTATTTCCGCAAGTGAAAGCAACACTGGCGCAACTGGCGGCCAGTGGTTTGCCGATGGGGCTGATTACCAATAAGCCCACGCCATTTGTTGCCCCGCTGCTGGCATCACTGGGTATTGCCGAGTATTTTTCCGTCATCATTGGCGGTGATGATGTCGTGGTGAAGAAACCTCATCCAGCTCCATTGTATTTATTGTTAGCCAAACTTGGCTTGCATGCCCATGAAATGCTGTTTGTTGGTGATTCACGTAATGACATTATGGCCGCACAGGCGGCGGGTTGCCCCTGCGTTGGGCTAACTTATGGATATAACTATGGTGAAGCTATTGCCACCAGTCATCCCGACTGTGTGCTGGAGCATTTTGCCTGTCTGTTGCCCGCCATCGGGCTACCATCTTTAAAAGATCAGGAAGCATAA
- the rpe gene encoding ribulose-phosphate 3-epimerase → MKKFLIAPSILSADFARLGEDTAKVLAAGADVVHFDVMDNHYVPNLTIGPMVCKALRDYGITAPIDVHLMVKPVDRIVPDFAKAGASYISFHPEASEHVDRTLQLIKESGCKAGLVFNPATPLSYLDYVMDKLDVILLMSVNPGFGGQSFIPETLNKLRQVRKLIDDSGYDIRLEVDGGVKVDNIRAIAAAGADMFVAGSAIFNQPDYAAVIDAMRSELAMSTND, encoded by the coding sequence ATGAAAAAGTTTTTAATTGCCCCGTCTATTCTATCAGCAGACTTTGCCCGTTTGGGTGAAGATACCGCTAAGGTGCTCGCCGCCGGTGCTGATGTTGTGCATTTTGATGTGATGGACAACCATTACGTGCCTAATCTGACCATCGGGCCGATGGTGTGTAAGGCTCTGCGTGACTACGGCATCACCGCCCCTATTGATGTCCATTTGATGGTGAAACCGGTTGACCGCATTGTCCCGGATTTCGCTAAAGCGGGTGCCAGCTATATTTCATTCCATCCTGAAGCTTCCGAGCATGTTGACCGCACTTTGCAACTCATTAAAGAGAGTGGCTGCAAAGCGGGCTTGGTGTTCAACCCGGCAACCCCACTTAGCTATCTTGATTACGTGATGGATAAGCTGGATGTCATTTTGTTGATGTCGGTCAATCCTGGGTTCGGTGGGCAGTCTTTCATTCCCGAAACCCTCAATAAATTGCGCCAGGTGCGCAAACTGATTGATGACAGCGGCTATGACATTCGCCTGGAAGTGGATGGTGGCGTTAAAGTGGATAATATTCGTGCTATCGCGGCCGCCGGTGCGGATATGTTTGTGGCGGGGTCGGCTATTTTTAATCAGCCAGATTACGCCGCAGTTATTGATGCCATGCGCAGTGAATTGGCGATGTCTACTAATGACTAA
- the dam gene encoding adenine-specific DNA-methyltransferase: MKKNRAFLKWAGGKYPLVDDIRRHLPAGDCLIEPFVGAGSVFLNTEYESYILADINSDLINLYNIVKDRTDDFVRDARVLFTGDFNNSEIFYQLRQEFNASTDAYRRALLFLYLNRHCYNGLCRYNLSGEFNVPFGRYKRPYFPETELYWFAEKSQHAVFVCEHYQETLLKAVHGAVVYCDPPYAPLSATANFTAYHTSNFGLADQQNLARLAYQLSAENKIPVLISNHDTELTRDWYHQASLHVVKARRTISRNILGRSKVNELLALYS, encoded by the coding sequence ATGAAGAAAAACCGCGCTTTTTTAAAATGGGCTGGTGGAAAATATCCGCTGGTTGATGACATTCGACGCCATCTTCCAGCGGGCGACTGCTTGATAGAGCCATTCGTCGGTGCGGGTTCGGTGTTTCTTAACACTGAGTATGAGTCTTACATACTGGCCGATATCAACAGCGATCTTATCAACCTCTACAATATCGTGAAGGACCGCACCGATGATTTCGTGCGGGATGCTCGCGTTTTATTTACGGGTGATTTCAATAATTCCGAGATTTTTTACCAACTGCGCCAAGAGTTTAACGCCAGTACTGATGCCTATCGCCGTGCATTATTGTTTCTCTATTTGAATCGCCATTGTTATAACGGTCTGTGCCGTTATAATTTGAGCGGTGAATTCAATGTGCCTTTTGGCCGTTACAAAAGACCTTATTTCCCGGAAACTGAGCTGTATTGGTTTGCTGAAAAATCGCAACATGCTGTTTTTGTTTGTGAGCACTATCAGGAAACCTTATTAAAAGCAGTGCACGGGGCCGTGGTTTACTGCGACCCTCCGTATGCGCCATTGTCAGCGACGGCTAATTTTACGGCATATCACACCAGTAATTTTGGTCTGGCGGATCAACAGAATCTGGCTCGCTTGGCTTACCAGCTGTCGGCAGAGAACAAGATTCCGGTGCTGATTTCTAATCACGACACTGAACTGACGCGCGATTGGTATCATCAGGCGTCACTGCATGTGGTAAAAGCGCGCCGTACTATCAGCCGTAATATCCTCGGCCGTAGTAAAGTGAACGAACTTTTGGCGCTGTATAGCTGA
- a CDS encoding SPOR domain-containing protein has translation MDDLKPEDDLKPDSSDRRPTRARKSSTGPKLAVSRQHMMIGIGILVLLLIIIAIGSALKAPTEHEASQQNPNVDARSINLSDSSSLTSGNNTQPAVANNTTDGHDANGVKNTAQPQDISVPPISPTPTEAAPQSSANGPTQRVELPGNMSDALSQTQGQVDTLSQNMNDGQTSTLPTAPATVSGSKGAKVPAAREPLTHPAQKSATTATKQPAVSHKSPTTAVSPAASAVAKSGTTGSSALKNAPGSHFTLQLSSASRSDTLNAYAKQQKLSDYHVYETKRDGKPWYILVSGNYASSADAKRAIATLPADVQAKKPWVKPVQQVQQDLKK, from the coding sequence ATGGATGATTTAAAGCCGGAAGACGATCTGAAACCAGATAGCAGTGACCGTCGTCCTACACGTGCCCGCAAGTCCTCAACTGGGCCTAAGCTGGCGGTTTCACGCCAACATATGATGATTGGTATCGGCATTTTAGTGCTGTTACTGATTATTATTGCCATCGGCTCAGCTCTTAAAGCACCGACAGAGCATGAAGCATCACAACAGAATCCGAATGTGGATGCGAGAAGCATTAATCTATCTGATTCATCTTCATTGACCAGCGGTAATAACACCCAACCCGCAGTGGCAAATAACACCACTGATGGTCATGATGCTAATGGGGTGAAGAACACGGCTCAGCCACAAGATATCAGTGTTCCGCCAATATCTCCGACGCCGACCGAGGCCGCACCGCAGTCTTCTGCCAATGGTCCAACTCAACGTGTTGAGTTACCTGGAAATATGTCTGATGCACTTTCTCAGACCCAGGGGCAGGTTGATACATTGTCTCAAAACATGAATGACGGTCAGACATCAACCTTACCGACAGCGCCAGCAACGGTTTCGGGCTCGAAAGGGGCTAAAGTGCCCGCAGCGCGGGAACCGCTAACCCATCCAGCGCAAAAATCGGCCACAACCGCGACTAAGCAACCGGCTGTTAGTCATAAAAGTCCGACAACCGCAGTTTCTCCAGCCGCTTCTGCGGTAGCGAAATCAGGCACGACTGGCAGCAGTGCATTGAAAAATGCCCCTGGTAGCCACTTCACGTTGCAACTGAGCAGCGCTTCGCGCTCAGATACGTTGAATGCCTATGCTAAGCAGCAAAAATTATCTGACTATCATGTCTATGAAACTAAACGTGATGGTAAGCCTTGGTACATCTTAGTGAGTGGCAACTACGCCTCTTCTGCGGATGCAAAAAGGGCTATTGCGACACTACCAGCTGATGTTCAGGCGAAAAAACCGTGGGTTAAACCTGTACAGCAAGTACAGCAAGACCTTAAAAAATAA
- the aroB gene encoding 3-dehydroquinate synthase, whose protein sequence is MEKITVTLGERSYPITIAAGLFNDPASFKPLKAGDQVMLVTNQTLAPLYLDSVRAVLEHSGIKVDQVILPDGEQYKSLSVLEQVFSALLEKPHGRDTTLVALGGGVVGDLTGFAAACYQRGVRFIQVPTTLLSQVDSSVGGKTAVNHPLGKNMIGAFYQPASVVVDLNCLKTLPPRELASGLAEVIKYGIILDADFFEWLEANIDSLLALDMSALAYCIRRCCELKADVVAADEREESGMRALLNLGHTYGHAIEAEMGYGVWLHGEAVAAGMVMAAQTSRRLGQFSDKDVERIKKLLLRAGLPVCGPQEMTPESYLPHMMRDKKVLAGELRLVLPTAIGKSEVRGGIAHDMVLASIADCRL, encoded by the coding sequence ATGGAGAAGATTACTGTCACGTTAGGGGAGCGTAGCTACCCGATTACGATTGCTGCTGGGTTGTTTAATGATCCGGCCTCTTTTAAGCCGCTAAAGGCGGGTGACCAGGTGATGTTGGTCACTAACCAAACGCTAGCCCCACTCTATCTGGATTCAGTCCGGGCAGTGCTGGAGCACAGCGGCATTAAAGTTGATCAGGTGATTTTACCTGATGGTGAACAGTATAAATCTCTGAGTGTTCTGGAGCAGGTGTTTTCTGCCCTTCTGGAAAAACCGCACGGTCGTGATACTACGCTCGTCGCCTTAGGTGGCGGTGTAGTAGGCGACCTGACCGGTTTTGCCGCAGCTTGCTATCAGCGTGGCGTTCGCTTTATTCAAGTTCCTACTACCTTACTTTCTCAAGTGGATTCCTCTGTCGGTGGTAAAACCGCAGTGAATCACCCCTTGGGTAAGAACATGATTGGTGCTTTCTACCAGCCTGCATCGGTGGTGGTTGACCTTAATTGTCTCAAAACCCTCCCTCCACGTGAGCTGGCTTCCGGGCTGGCTGAAGTTATCAAGTACGGCATTATTCTTGACGCCGATTTCTTTGAGTGGCTGGAAGCTAACATCGACTCACTTCTTGCCTTGGATATGTCAGCATTAGCTTACTGCATCCGCCGCTGCTGTGAATTGAAAGCCGATGTTGTTGCCGCCGACGAACGTGAAGAGAGCGGAATGCGCGCTTTACTCAATTTGGGTCATACTTATGGCCATGCCATTGAGGCCGAAATGGGTTATGGCGTCTGGCTACATGGGGAAGCCGTGGCTGCCGGAATGGTGATGGCCGCACAGACCTCCCGTCGATTGGGCCAGTTCTCAGACAAAGATGTTGAGCGTATCAAGAAACTACTCTTACGTGCGGGTCTGCCAGTTTGCGGGCCACAGGAAATGACGCCAGAATCTTATCTGCCGCATATGATGCGAGATAAAAAAGTGCTGGCCGGGGAGCTTCGCCTAGTGCTGCCAACGGCGATAGGTAAATCTGAAGTCCGTGGTGGTATTGCGCATGATATGGTGCTGGCGTCTATCGCGGATTGCCGGTTATAG
- the aroK gene encoding shikimate kinase AroK has translation MAEKRNIFLVGPMGAGKSTIGRQLAQQLNMEFFDSDQEIERRTGADVGWVFDVEGEEGFRDREEKVINELTEKQGIVLATGGGSVKSRETRNRLSARGVVVYLETTIEKQLARTQRDKKRPLLQVDSPPREVLEALAKERNPLYEEIADVTIRTDDQSAKVVANQIINMLESN, from the coding sequence ATGGCAGAGAAACGCAATATCTTTCTGGTTGGGCCTATGGGTGCCGGCAAAAGCACTATTGGTCGTCAGTTAGCTCAGCAACTCAATATGGAGTTTTTCGACTCTGATCAAGAAATTGAGCGACGTACCGGAGCTGACGTGGGCTGGGTATTCGACGTGGAAGGCGAAGAAGGTTTCCGCGATCGTGAAGAAAAAGTTATTAATGAACTGACGGAAAAACAGGGCATTGTTCTGGCAACCGGTGGTGGCTCTGTTAAATCCAGAGAAACCCGTAACCGTTTGTCAGCCCGTGGCGTTGTGGTGTATTTGGAAACCACTATCGAAAAGCAGTTGGCCCGTACTCAGCGCGACAAAAAACGTCCGTTGTTGCAGGTTGATTCGCCCCCACGTGAAGTGTTAGAAGCACTGGCAAAAGAACGTAATCCGTTGTATGAAGAAATTGCAGATGTCACCATCCGCACTGACGATCAAAGCGCGAAAGTTGTTGCTAACCAGATTATCAACATGCTGGAAAGTAACTGA
- the hofQ gene encoding DNA uptake porin HofQ, whose amino-acid sequence MGIYTIKVKGWFLAACRVVRESLFILLLLSVLLTNTFCVSAKGGAPVVTLEFQDAPVSIVLQALADYQQLNLVIGAEVSSKLSLKLVGVPWEQALAIVLRMSRLKVEREGAVLMVFTEQDIEDKRQRAEQKSAPQALSNLSLALQYADAEQVAESLNLAEGGLLSPLGSVVVDKRTNTLLIRDTPASLALLKNWLTEMDLPLQQVQLAAHIVTISRENLQELGVRWGMGEGKPAPALRMNDFNVNLPLPNSAVNAGFNVARIGGRLLELELSALEQENQVDIIASPRLVTSHQQTASIKQGSDIPYTVSQGKKGATTIEFKEAVLGMEVTPKILRNGKITLNLKISQNMPGMAMKRGDSETLLIDKQEIKTQITVNDGETIVLGGIFQQKSSQGINKVPILADIPWLGGLFKQDAQQQSRRELVIFITPKLISA is encoded by the coding sequence ATGGGAATTTATACAATCAAAGTGAAAGGTTGGTTTTTGGCTGCATGCCGCGTGGTACGAGAGTCATTATTTATCCTCTTGTTGCTCAGTGTGTTACTGACTAACACCTTTTGCGTGAGTGCCAAAGGTGGCGCGCCAGTCGTCACTCTGGAATTTCAAGATGCCCCTGTCTCCATTGTGCTGCAAGCACTGGCGGATTATCAGCAATTGAACTTGGTGATCGGGGCAGAAGTCAGCAGCAAGCTTAGCTTAAAGTTGGTTGGTGTCCCTTGGGAGCAAGCGCTCGCTATCGTTTTACGCATGAGCCGCCTAAAAGTTGAACGTGAGGGTGCGGTGCTGATGGTTTTCACTGAGCAGGATATTGAAGATAAACGACAACGAGCCGAACAAAAATCGGCACCGCAAGCGCTGAGTAACTTGAGCCTTGCCTTGCAATATGCGGATGCTGAGCAAGTTGCGGAGAGTTTGAATTTAGCTGAGGGGGGACTGCTTTCTCCGTTGGGCAGTGTGGTGGTAGATAAACGTACAAATACATTATTAATTCGCGATACTCCCGCATCATTAGCATTATTGAAAAACTGGCTAACAGAGATGGATTTGCCTTTACAGCAAGTCCAACTTGCTGCGCATATTGTGACCATCAGCCGCGAGAATTTGCAGGAACTTGGCGTACGTTGGGGGATGGGGGAGGGGAAACCAGCGCCAGCACTTCGCATGAATGATTTTAATGTTAATTTGCCGCTGCCAAATAGCGCTGTCAATGCGGGGTTCAATGTTGCCCGCATCGGGGGGCGTCTGCTAGAACTGGAGTTGAGCGCATTGGAACAAGAAAATCAGGTCGATATTATTGCCAGCCCGCGTTTAGTGACTTCACATCAGCAAACTGCCAGTATAAAGCAAGGTTCAGATATTCCTTATACCGTTTCACAGGGTAAAAAAGGGGCCACGACGATTGAGTTTAAAGAGGCGGTACTCGGGATGGAAGTTACCCCCAAAATACTGCGTAATGGCAAAATTACTTTAAACTTAAAAATCAGTCAAAATATGCCCGGAATGGCGATGAAACGTGGCGATAGTGAAACTTTATTAATAGATAAACAGGAAATAAAAACCCAAATAACCGTCAATGATGGTGAAACTATTGTGTTAGGCGGGATTTTTCAGCAAAAAAGTAGTCAGGGCATTAATAAAGTGCCCATACTGGCCGATATTCCTTGGTTAGGTGGGTTGTTTAAACAGGATGCCCAGCAACAAAGTCGTCGAGAGTTAGTGATTTTCATCACACCAAAGTTAATCAGCGCATGA
- a CDS encoding pilus assembly protein PilP gives MSNHRLRAWVIAGLLVAMTSAASAEPLLAAIERNPFQQISTQSCDDDRRELIHWQLQGTVRGTDYHSGWVLRPGGEWRKLVMETRLLPHWRVTHISERQVSLQHVNSDRPCSGLLGTVVLSMR, from the coding sequence ATGAGTAATCATCGCCTTAGAGCATGGGTTATCGCGGGGCTGTTGGTAGCAATGACCTCGGCTGCTAGCGCAGAGCCTTTATTGGCGGCGATTGAGCGCAACCCTTTTCAGCAAATATCAACACAATCTTGTGATGATGACCGTAGAGAGCTTATCCATTGGCAATTGCAGGGCACTGTCCGTGGTACCGATTATCATTCTGGTTGGGTGCTGCGGCCAGGGGGGGAGTGGCGAAAACTTGTTATGGAAACACGTTTATTGCCCCATTGGCGGGTGACCCACATCAGCGAGCGGCAGGTTAGCCTGCAGCATGTCAATTCAGACCGGCCATGCTCAGGTTTATTGGGAACTGTAGTGCTATCAATGCGCTAG
- a CDS encoding pilus assembly protein PilO, producing MNKQLQRWMDRPGWQLCLYQWGLLALVGACVYSLILRPMWQQQQLADQDIIQHQQQVERQQSALALLPSLISLQQQIVALRAIEAPWQQSEGPIAHLVGKWITPFGGQVISWQRQSEQPVEAGEHSSAPQQWHATLRVNFYGVLHLLRQLATTPSPVQIQVIDITRDSSALRVKLQLKEYRVEGDHE from the coding sequence ATGAATAAACAGCTTCAACGTTGGATGGACAGGCCCGGCTGGCAGCTTTGCTTATATCAATGGGGGCTATTGGCGCTGGTTGGCGCATGTGTTTATAGCCTGATATTGCGGCCGATGTGGCAGCAGCAACAGCTAGCGGATCAGGATATTATTCAACATCAACAACAGGTTGAACGCCAACAATCAGCACTGGCACTGTTGCCATCACTTATTTCTCTTCAGCAGCAAATTGTTGCATTGCGGGCAATAGAGGCACCGTGGCAGCAGTCAGAGGGTCCAATAGCGCATTTAGTCGGCAAATGGATTACGCCGTTTGGTGGGCAGGTTATCAGTTGGCAGCGGCAATCTGAACAGCCAGTGGAGGCCGGGGAGCACTCATCGGCACCGCAACAATGGCATGCAACCTTGCGCGTCAATTTCTATGGGGTGCTCCATTTGCTTCGTCAGTTAGCAACAACTCCATCGCCGGTCCAAATCCAAGTGATTGATATTACGCGAGATAGCTCGGCGCTGAGAGTAAAACTACAGCTAAAAGAATATCGCGTGGAGGGTGATCATGAGTAA